A single Streptomyces sannanensis DNA region contains:
- a CDS encoding IS1634 family transposase, which translates to MRTSPRCWTRKSTSSPRSRPPRSRRRSTPPWTWNPPGRSTTSTTGTTSGTPPADQRDSYRVLEDVHVMAGPRKRDPVHRLRRILVHSTGNARGQQAARAKRLARAAEDLDKLQRLAGGRYYNTAEKIQARIGVIAKTRRVSDCLRTTVTTGPDQRPRLEWHFDKDILDAQSAADGWYALVTRLTPQQADAAEVFKRYKGQSVVERRYHDFKGPLAVAPVFLEHNRRIAALITVICLALLVFCLIERQVRQALGPEQTMNGLYPDNRKVRPTGRMIFYQLDSLMLRPATATSPPTILISRGVEAHLLELLGIDETRPRWLQT; encoded by the coding sequence ATCCGAACATCACCGCGCTGCTGGACGCGGAAGTCGACTTCATCGCCCCGCTCCCGGCCGCCCAGGTCAAGGCGGAGGTCTACGCCGCCCTGGACGTGGAATCCGCCCGGCCGGTCGACTACGTCAACGACCGGGACCACGAGCGGGACACCCCCCGCCGACCAGCGCGACTCCTACCGGGTCCTGGAGGACGTCCACGTCATGGCCGGGCCCCGCAAACGCGACCCGGTGCATCGGCTGCGCCGGATCCTGGTCCACTCCACCGGCAACGCCCGCGGGCAGCAGGCCGCCCGCGCCAAACGCCTGGCCCGGGCCGCGGAAGACCTCGACAAACTCCAACGCTTGGCCGGCGGCCGCTACTACAACACCGCGGAGAAGATCCAGGCCAGGATCGGCGTGATCGCCAAGACCCGCCGGGTCTCCGACTGCCTGCGCACCACCGTGACCACCGGCCCCGACCAACGCCCACGTCTGGAATGGCACTTCGACAAGGACATCCTGGACGCCCAGTCCGCCGCCGACGGCTGGTACGCCCTGGTCACCCGGCTCACCCCCCAGCAGGCCGACGCCGCCGAGGTCTTCAAGCGCTACAAAGGCCAAAGTGTGGTCGAGCGGCGCTACCACGACTTCAAGGGCCCCCTGGCCGTCGCGCCCGTCTTCCTGGAACACAACCGACGCATCGCCGCCCTGATCACCGTGATCTGCCTGGCCCTGCTCGTGTTCTGCCTGATCGAGCGCCAGGTCCGCCAGGCCCTCGGCCCCGAGCAGACCATGAACGGCCTCTACCCCGACAACCGCAAGGTCCGCCCCACCGGCCGCATGATCTTCTACCAGCTCGACAGCCTCATGCTCCGGCCCGCCACCGCCACCAGCCCGCCCACCATCCTCATCAGCCGAGGAGTCGAAGCACACCTGCTCGAACTCCTCGGCATCGATGAAACCCGACCTCGCTGGCTACAGACCTAA
- a CDS encoding IS701 family transposase: MTPEEMDVVRPRLEAFAAEMFGSLKRRDQRAKGELYMRGLMLDGKRKSMQPMAERLGVDHQQLQQFVSSSTWDYAEVRRRVARWAAAHIAPEAYAIDDVGFPKDGYDSPGVARMYCGALGKRGNCQIGVSVNLVSDRASAAVNWRLFLPESWDDAKNSGDALLAEAVRRRRTRAGIPDQVRHRERWRLALDMLDEAREEWELPGLPVVADAGYGDATGFREGLTERGLAYAVAVKGSTTCYPGDAFPERPPYSGTGRPPGPAYPQPHTTLRALALATGRGAARTVTWRHGTKTTKNNPRAAMRSQFLALRVRPANRTIRRATDGSLPECWLLAEWPPDSAEPTDYWLSTLPADTPLRELVRIAKIRWRVEHDYRELKDGLGLDHFEGRSYLGWHRHVTLASLAQAFCTLLRIDPKAPAPA, translated from the coding sequence GTGACACCTGAGGAGATGGATGTGGTCCGCCCGCGTCTGGAGGCGTTTGCGGCGGAGATGTTCGGTTCGCTCAAGCGCCGGGATCAGCGGGCCAAGGGCGAACTGTACATGCGCGGGCTGATGCTGGACGGCAAGCGCAAGTCGATGCAGCCGATGGCCGAGCGCCTGGGCGTGGACCACCAGCAGCTCCAGCAGTTCGTGTCGTCCTCGACCTGGGACTACGCCGAGGTCCGCCGTCGGGTGGCCCGATGGGCCGCAGCGCACATCGCCCCGGAGGCGTACGCGATCGACGATGTGGGCTTTCCCAAGGACGGCTACGACTCGCCGGGGGTGGCCCGGATGTACTGCGGCGCCCTGGGCAAGCGGGGCAACTGCCAGATCGGCGTCAGCGTCAACCTGGTGTCCGACCGCGCGTCGGCGGCGGTCAACTGGCGGCTGTTCCTTCCCGAGAGCTGGGACGACGCCAAGAACAGCGGGGATGCGCTGCTGGCGGAGGCGGTCAGACGCCGGCGCACGAGAGCGGGCATCCCCGACCAGGTCCGGCACCGGGAGAGGTGGCGCCTGGCCCTGGACATGCTCGACGAGGCCCGCGAAGAGTGGGAGCTGCCCGGTCTGCCGGTGGTCGCCGATGCCGGTTACGGGGATGCCACCGGCTTCCGTGAGGGCCTGACCGAGCGCGGCCTGGCCTACGCGGTGGCGGTCAAGGGCAGCACCACCTGCTACCCCGGTGATGCGTTCCCCGAGCGCCCGCCCTACAGCGGCACCGGCCGCCCGCCCGGGCCGGCCTACCCCCAGCCGCACACCACCCTGCGGGCGCTGGCCCTGGCCACCGGACGCGGCGCCGCGCGGACCGTCACCTGGCGCCACGGCACCAAGACGACCAAGAACAACCCCCGTGCCGCCATGCGCTCACAGTTCCTGGCCCTGCGGGTCCGCCCGGCCAACCGCACCATCCGCCGCGCCACCGACGGCTCACTACCCGAGTGCTGGCTGCTGGCCGAATGGCCGCCCGACTCCGCCGAGCCCACCGACTACTGGCTGTCCACCCTGCCCGCCGACACCCCACTGCGCGAACTGGTCCGCATCGCGAAGATCCGCTGGCGCGTCGAGCACGACTACCGCGAACTCAAAGACGGCCTCGGACTGGACCACTTCGAAGGCCGCAGCTACCTCGGCTGGCACCGACACGTGACCCTCGCCTCCCTCGCCCAGGCCTTCTGCACCCTGCTGCGAATCGACCCAAAAGCCCCTGCGCCGGCCTGA
- a CDS encoding NAD(P)/FAD-dependent oxidoreductase yields the protein MKHRIVVLGAGYAGAFAAGNLARRLSPADTEITVVNAAPDFVERMRLHQLASGQDVAFRKLADVFAGTGVRLRLARVTGLDPERRTVAVTGEDGDGELAYDTLLYALGSSVAHHGVPGVAEYAFDVTGRSSALRLRERLAGLGESGTVLVVGEGLTGIETATEIAESRPDLSVALAARGELGAWLSPKARRHLRQAFDRLGITVHEHTAVEAVEPTRAIAADGMSVPADVTVWSAGFAVHPIAAAAGLEVAETGQIVVDRTMRSVSHPDVYAAGDCAYAIGENGRPLPMSCASAGYTNMQATAAIIARLTGGEVPTTGLKYHGNHISLGRRDAIFQMVDGNVRSKPWYLGGRTAARLKSGVLKTAGWGTAHPTFGMPKRKRRLATAPDRAGARAAA from the coding sequence ATGAAGCACCGCATCGTCGTACTCGGCGCCGGATACGCCGGGGCCTTCGCCGCCGGAAACCTGGCCCGCCGACTCTCCCCCGCCGACACCGAGATCACCGTCGTCAACGCCGCGCCCGACTTCGTCGAGCGGATGCGGCTCCATCAGCTCGCGAGCGGCCAGGACGTCGCGTTCCGCAAGCTCGCAGACGTGTTCGCGGGCACCGGGGTGCGGCTGCGCCTGGCGCGCGTCACCGGCCTCGACCCCGAACGCAGGACTGTCGCCGTGACCGGCGAGGACGGCGACGGCGAACTCGCGTACGACACGCTTCTCTACGCGCTCGGCAGCTCCGTCGCCCACCACGGCGTCCCCGGCGTGGCCGAGTACGCCTTCGACGTGACCGGCCGGTCCTCGGCACTGCGTCTGCGTGAGCGCCTGGCCGGCCTGGGCGAGAGCGGCACCGTGCTGGTCGTCGGTGAGGGGCTGACCGGCATCGAGACCGCCACCGAGATCGCCGAGTCCCGGCCCGACCTCTCGGTCGCGCTCGCCGCCCGCGGCGAGCTGGGCGCCTGGCTCTCCCCGAAGGCCCGCCGCCACCTGCGCCAGGCTTTCGACCGGCTCGGCATCACCGTCCACGAGCACACCGCCGTCGAAGCCGTCGAGCCGACGCGGGCGATCGCCGCCGACGGCATGTCCGTCCCGGCCGACGTGACCGTGTGGTCGGCCGGGTTCGCCGTGCACCCCATCGCGGCCGCCGCCGGCCTGGAGGTCGCCGAGACCGGCCAGATCGTCGTCGACCGCACCATGCGCTCGGTCTCGCACCCGGACGTCTACGCCGCCGGTGACTGCGCCTACGCGATCGGCGAGAACGGCCGGCCGCTGCCCATGTCCTGCGCCTCGGCCGGCTACACCAACATGCAGGCGACCGCCGCGATCATCGCCCGCCTGACGGGCGGCGAGGTCCCGACCACCGGGCTGAAGTACCACGGCAACCACATCAGCCTCGGGCGGCGGGACGCGATCTTCCAGATGGTGGACGGCAACGTCCGGTCGAAGCCCTGGTACCTGGGCGGCCGGACCGCCGCGCGGCTCAAGTCGGGCGTGCTCAAGACGGCCGGGTGGGGCACCGCCCACCCGACCTTCGGCATGCCGAAGCGCAAGCGCCGCCTGGCCACCGCGCCCGACCGGGCCGGCGCGAGGGCCGCCGCATAG
- a CDS encoding helix-turn-helix transcriptional regulator produces MENVGVKGEAAGDVGVRAVPAGECEREPHPSDSLRTFGAVVQALREHAGLSRVDLSARVQYSKHTVESVELGRRMPDEAFVERAEEALGNTGALRKAARHLSRGEVGLAAWFRRWARLEREAVSLCTYECRLVPGLLQSEAYARTVFEGTIPLRTDEELEAQLAARMERQAMMRERPTVPFSFIVEEHVFRRRFGDAEAMRELFDHVLGCSAPRDVTLQVVPLKAGLHACLDGPVQVLETPEGRRLGYSEGQQNGRLISDPKEVSLICQRYETLRSQALSPNESRALLERLRGEL; encoded by the coding sequence ATGGAGAACGTCGGAGTCAAGGGGGAGGCGGCCGGGGACGTCGGCGTACGGGCGGTTCCGGCGGGGGAGTGCGAGCGGGAGCCGCATCCGTCGGACAGCCTGCGGACGTTCGGCGCCGTCGTCCAGGCGCTGCGCGAGCATGCGGGGCTCAGCCGGGTCGACCTGAGCGCCCGGGTTCAGTACTCCAAGCACACCGTGGAGTCGGTGGAGTTGGGGCGTCGTATGCCGGACGAGGCGTTCGTGGAGCGGGCGGAGGAGGCGCTCGGTAACACCGGTGCGCTGCGGAAGGCTGCCCGTCATCTCAGCCGGGGTGAGGTGGGGCTCGCGGCGTGGTTCCGGCGGTGGGCGCGGCTGGAGCGGGAGGCGGTGAGCCTGTGCACGTACGAGTGCCGGCTGGTGCCGGGGTTGCTGCAGTCGGAGGCGTATGCGCGGACCGTGTTCGAGGGCACGATCCCGCTGCGGACCGACGAGGAGCTGGAAGCACAGCTCGCCGCCCGGATGGAACGGCAGGCGATGATGCGGGAGCGACCGACCGTGCCGTTCAGTTTCATCGTCGAGGAACACGTGTTCCGGCGGCGGTTCGGGGATGCGGAGGCGATGCGTGAGCTGTTCGACCATGTCCTGGGATGCAGTGCCCCGCGCGATGTAACGCTTCAGGTGGTTCCGCTGAAGGCTGGGCTGCACGCGTGTCTGGACGGGCCCGTACAGGTTCTGGAGACCCCGGAGGGGCGGCGGCTCGGGTACTCCGAGGGCCAGCAGAACGGGCGGCTGATCTCCGACCCGAAAGAGGTGAGTCTCATCTGCCAGCGCTATGAAACACTGCGCTCGCAGGCCCTGAGCCCCAATGAATCCCGGGCCTTGCTGGAGCGACTGCGAGGAGAGCTATGA
- a CDS encoding GntR family transcriptional regulator, producing the protein MVRQLRGRQRGWPRIGQFRSIPFASQVADDLRRRLDAGEWKAGERFPGTVAIAAEYDISQSAAVHAVGVLVTEDRLRKVIPRGFFVV; encoded by the coding sequence ATGGTTCGGCAGCTTCGGGGCCGGCAGCGCGGGTGGCCGCGGATCGGGCAGTTCCGTTCGATTCCGTTTGCCTCGCAGGTTGCCGACGACCTACGCCGACGCCTTGACGCGGGCGAGTGGAAGGCGGGCGAAAGGTTCCCCGGCACGGTGGCTATCGCTGCGGAGTACGACATCAGCCAATCCGCGGCCGTGCACGCTGTCGGCGTGCTGGTGACGGAAGACAGGTTGCGGAAGGTGATCCCGCGCGGGTTCTTCGTCGTCTGA
- a CDS encoding DUF397 domain-containing protein, which produces MQNGTNLYALDISGASFLKACGGPCTEGCVTLARIGEDAWALGDSKRPDAQPLRFTTEELDVAGIDPARFGLDV; this is translated from the coding sequence ATGCAGAACGGAACCAATCTGTACGCGCTCGACATCAGCGGGGCCTCGTTCCTGAAGGCGTGCGGCGGCCCCTGCACCGAGGGGTGCGTGACCCTGGCCCGGATCGGCGAGGACGCCTGGGCCCTGGGGGACAGCAAGCGGCCGGACGCGCAGCCGCTGCGGTTCACCACGGAGGAGCTGGACGTGGCCGGTATCGACCCGGCACGCTTCGGTCTCGACGTCTGA
- a CDS encoding DUF397 domain-containing protein — protein MSSGTTELAWFKSSYSGSQGDSCVEVAITEQAVHVRDSKDVTRPAFTVGREGWAPFVRFASGY, from the coding sequence ATGAGCAGCGGTACGACGGAACTCGCCTGGTTCAAGTCCAGCTACAGCGGCAGCCAGGGTGACAGCTGCGTGGAGGTCGCGATCACCGAACAGGCCGTCCACGTACGGGACTCCAAGGACGTGACCCGCCCGGCCTTCACGGTCGGCCGCGAAGGATGGGCGCCGTTCGTGCGGTTCGCGTCGGGGTATTGA
- a CDS encoding sigma-70 family RNA polymerase sigma factor — MDSAAIEWFEAGRGRLASLAYRLLGSAADAEDAVQDTFLRWQAADRERVEVPEAWLTKVVTHLCLDRLRSAQARHERAVGDWLPEPLLEGDPMLGPADTFEQRESVSLAVLILMERLSPVERAVYVLREAFSYSHAEIAQILDITESASQQHVHRARRRVTAERRRGRDEVDPASARRVVEEFLAAATSGRTERLLELLTDDATMVSDGAGLARRLLRYETRERVASFVRAGFKPTPAKRRLAGGSPAIHIALVNGSPAVLAVVDDRVVGAVAFDVGDGKVASLQGIAAADRLTRLNEAWRQHEPDAPVISAW, encoded by the coding sequence ATGGACAGCGCAGCCATCGAATGGTTCGAGGCCGGCCGGGGCCGGCTGGCCTCGCTCGCGTACCGTCTGCTCGGCTCGGCCGCCGACGCCGAGGACGCCGTGCAGGACACGTTCCTGCGCTGGCAGGCCGCAGACCGCGAACGGGTCGAGGTGCCGGAGGCGTGGCTGACCAAGGTCGTCACCCACCTCTGCCTCGACCGGCTCCGCTCGGCGCAGGCGCGCCACGAGCGCGCTGTCGGAGACTGGCTGCCCGAGCCGCTCCTCGAGGGCGACCCGATGCTCGGCCCTGCCGACACCTTCGAGCAGCGCGAATCGGTGTCCCTGGCCGTACTGATTCTCATGGAGCGCCTCTCGCCGGTCGAGCGGGCCGTCTACGTCCTGCGCGAGGCCTTCTCCTACAGCCACGCCGAGATCGCCCAGATCCTCGACATCACCGAGTCCGCGAGCCAGCAGCACGTCCACCGCGCCCGACGCCGGGTCACCGCCGAGCGCCGCCGCGGCAGAGACGAGGTGGACCCCGCGTCCGCGCGTCGGGTCGTCGAGGAGTTCCTCGCCGCCGCCACGTCGGGGCGCACCGAACGGCTGCTGGAGCTGCTCACCGACGACGCGACCATGGTCTCGGACGGCGCCGGACTGGCCAGGCGGCTGCTGCGGTACGAGACGCGCGAGCGTGTCGCCTCCTTCGTGCGGGCAGGCTTCAAACCCACGCCGGCGAAGCGGCGGCTGGCCGGCGGCTCACCCGCGATCCACATCGCGCTGGTCAACGGCTCCCCGGCCGTCCTCGCCGTGGTCGACGACCGGGTCGTGGGCGCCGTGGCGTTCGACGTCGGCGACGGCAAGGTCGCGTCCCTGCAAGGCATCGCCGCCGCGGACCGGCTCACGCGCCTCAACGAGGCCTGGCGGCAGCACGAACCCGACGCGCCGGTCATCAGCGCATGGTGA
- a CDS encoding alpha/beta hydrolase produces MPEIELTAGTTDYEDTGGTGPAVVLLHGLVHDATVWRKVIADLRRDHRVIAPTLPYGSHRRPMRPEVPLGPDAVAGLVAELLDRLDLDDVTLVENDCGRAQTVAARHPERLARLVLTSCEAFDNYPPGLPGKLISLACKVPGGVALLARILALKPLRRLPVGIGALTKRPVPDEIVDGWLRPLLTDPAIRNDFRRYNLAVRKAELLEAAEGLRKFDRPALVVWATEDLMMPREHGRRLAELLPQGRHMEIADSRTLIPEDQPEQLSAMLREFIADTPVAPR; encoded by the coding sequence ATGCCGGAGATCGAACTCACCGCAGGCACCACCGATTACGAGGACACGGGCGGTACGGGTCCGGCCGTCGTACTCCTCCACGGACTGGTCCACGACGCGACCGTCTGGCGCAAGGTCATCGCAGACCTCCGCCGCGACCACCGGGTGATCGCCCCGACTCTGCCCTACGGCTCCCACCGCCGGCCCATGCGCCCCGAAGTCCCCCTCGGCCCCGACGCCGTGGCCGGCCTTGTCGCCGAACTCCTGGACAGGCTCGATCTGGACGACGTCACGCTGGTCGAGAACGACTGCGGCCGCGCCCAGACCGTGGCGGCCAGGCACCCGGAGCGGCTCGCCCGCCTCGTCCTCACTTCCTGCGAGGCCTTCGACAACTACCCGCCCGGCCTCCCCGGCAAGCTGATCTCCCTGGCCTGCAAGGTTCCCGGCGGTGTCGCCCTCCTGGCCCGCATCCTCGCCCTCAAGCCTCTGCGGCGGCTCCCGGTCGGCATCGGCGCCCTCACCAAGCGCCCCGTCCCTGACGAGATCGTCGACGGCTGGCTGCGCCCCCTGCTCACCGACCCGGCGATCAGGAACGACTTCCGTCGCTACAACCTCGCGGTACGCAAGGCGGAACTCCTCGAAGCGGCGGAAGGGCTGCGGAAGTTCGACCGCCCGGCCCTGGTCGTCTGGGCCACGGAAGACCTGATGATGCCCCGCGAACACGGCCGCCGCCTGGCCGAACTGCTCCCGCAGGGCCGCCATATGGAAATCGCCGACAGCCGCACCCTGATCCCCGAGGACCAGCCGGAACAACTGTCGGCGATGCTCCGTGAGTTCATCGCGGACACCCCAGTGGCGCCGCGCTGA